A single region of the Bacillus cereus genome encodes:
- a CDS encoding MDR family MFS transporter: protein MESQLLKKDSNKTKFVVAGLLLGILMAAMDNTIVATAMATIVGDLGGFDKFVWVTSAYMVATMAGMPIFGKLSDMYGRKRFYIGGLILFLFGSALCGTATSIEQLSIYRAIQGIGGGALMPIAFTIMYDIFPPEKRGKMTGLFGAVFGTSSVFGPLLGAYITDYISWHWVFYINIPLGLISFFFITKYYSESLEFRKQKIDWAGAITLVISIVCLMFALELGGKEYAWGSNVIIGLFSTVVIMLIIFFFVERKATEPIISFHLFKKPLFAATQGVAFFYGAAFIICTVYIPIFVQGVLGGSASNAGLILTPMMVGSVIGSQTGGQLASRTSYRNIMMVSGVFFVLGIYLLSTLTMDTPRVLVTLFMVLAGLGVGFSFSVLSMSSIHKLEMRDRGSATSTNSFFRSLGMTLGVTIFGTIQNHIFTDKLNTVFPPELAKLAPKGGDTSFLLSPGATDKIPAEILTGIKEALATSIASTFFWALIPAVLSIICILLMGNERLFTGPKTKQKQKQVS, encoded by the coding sequence TTGGAATCTCAATTATTAAAAAAAGACTCCAACAAGACAAAATTTGTTGTTGCTGGTTTACTACTTGGTATTTTAATGGCAGCAATGGATAATACAATCGTTGCAACAGCAATGGCAACGATTGTTGGAGATTTAGGAGGATTTGACAAGTTCGTTTGGGTCACGTCTGCATACATGGTAGCAACAATGGCCGGTATGCCTATTTTCGGTAAGCTATCTGATATGTACGGACGGAAACGCTTTTATATTGGTGGACTAATTCTTTTCTTATTCGGTTCTGCACTTTGCGGGACAGCGACAAGTATTGAACAACTAAGTATTTATAGAGCCATTCAAGGAATTGGCGGTGGCGCTCTGATGCCTATCGCATTTACAATTATGTATGATATATTCCCACCTGAAAAACGAGGTAAAATGACAGGTCTATTTGGTGCCGTTTTCGGAACATCTAGCGTATTTGGCCCTTTATTAGGCGCTTATATTACGGACTATATAAGTTGGCATTGGGTCTTCTATATTAATATTCCATTAGGGCTTATCTCCTTCTTCTTTATTACTAAATACTACAGTGAATCTCTAGAATTTAGAAAACAAAAAATTGATTGGGCTGGCGCTATTACACTTGTTATTAGTATCGTTTGCTTAATGTTCGCCTTAGAACTTGGCGGTAAAGAATATGCATGGGGCTCTAATGTGATTATTGGTTTATTTTCAACTGTTGTTATTATGCTTATTATTTTCTTCTTCGTAGAAAGAAAAGCAACTGAGCCTATCATTTCTTTCCATTTATTTAAAAAACCTTTATTTGCAGCTACCCAAGGTGTTGCCTTTTTCTATGGCGCAGCTTTTATCATCTGTACAGTTTATATTCCAATCTTCGTTCAAGGTGTTCTCGGCGGTTCAGCCTCAAATGCTGGATTGATTTTAACACCTATGATGGTCGGCTCTGTAATTGGAAGTCAAACAGGTGGACAGTTAGCTTCTCGAACAAGTTATCGTAACATCATGATGGTGTCTGGTGTTTTCTTCGTTCTTGGTATTTATTTACTAAGCACCTTAACAATGGACACACCACGTGTACTCGTAACGCTATTTATGGTTCTCGCTGGACTTGGTGTTGGTTTCTCATTCTCAGTTTTAAGTATGTCTTCTATCCACAAATTAGAAATGAGAGACCGTGGTTCTGCTACATCAACAAACTCATTCTTCCGTTCACTCGGTATGACCCTTGGTGTAACGATTTTCGGTACCATTCAAAATCATATTTTTACAGATAAACTAAACACTGTGTTCCCTCCTGAACTAGCAAAATTAGCCCCAAAGGGTGGAGACACAAGTTTCTTATTATCACCAGGTGCTACCGATAAAATACCAGCTGAAATATTAACTGGTATTAAAGAAGCTCTTGCTACATCTATTGCCAGTACATTCTTCTGGGCACTTATCCCGGCTGTATTAAGTATTATTTGTATTTTACTTATGGGAAATGAACGCCTCTTTACCGGACCAAAAACGAAGCAAAAACAAAAGCAAGTAAGTTAG
- a CDS encoding NUDIX hydrolase, whose amino-acid sequence MEQSTQNIYSPPKHIVSAATIVMNEQKEILLIKGPKRGWEMPGGQVEEGESLKDAAIRETKEETGIDIEVLKFCGVFQNVNHSICNTLFLARPVGGKLTTTPESLEVGFYPIEQALEMVSFMNFRQRIEYSLDENQQPFYIEF is encoded by the coding sequence TTGGAACAAAGTACACAAAATATTTATTCACCGCCAAAACATATAGTTTCAGCAGCGACAATTGTAATGAATGAACAAAAAGAAATCCTATTAATCAAGGGACCTAAAAGAGGGTGGGAAATGCCAGGTGGACAAGTTGAAGAAGGAGAGTCTTTGAAAGATGCTGCAATAAGGGAAACTAAAGAGGAAACGGGTATTGATATTGAAGTTTTAAAATTTTGTGGAGTATTTCAAAATGTGAACCATTCAATATGTAATACGTTATTTTTAGCTAGACCAGTTGGCGGTAAATTAACGACTACACCAGAAAGTTTGGAAGTAGGGTTTTATCCTATTGAACAGGCGTTAGAAATGGTGAGTTTTATGAATTTTAGACAAAGAATTGAATACAGTTTGGATGAAAATCAACAACCTTTTTATATAGAATTTTAA
- a CDS encoding phage holin, protein MLQKENLSDIIRFLAGFLLALKLLFNSFGVNFITNDQIDAIVNVASFLFILYFGYKNNYVGKKGIEQKKVLKKHNLH, encoded by the coding sequence ATGCTTCAAAAAGAAAATCTATCAGATATTATACGTTTTCTAGCAGGTTTTCTGTTAGCGTTAAAATTACTATTTAATTCTTTCGGAGTGAACTTTATTACAAACGATCAAATTGATGCTATTGTAAATGTTGCTTCCTTTCTTTTCATTCTATATTTTGGTTATAAAAACAATTATGTAGGAAAAAAAGGAATCGAGCAAAAAAAAGTACTCAAAAAACACAACCTTCACTAA
- a CDS encoding PadR family transcriptional regulator: MSMKLVILGLLLEGDKHPYEVQHIMKERQMDCYIKYAKGSLYYAFEQLEKQGAISITTIVRDTNRPDKTIFHITEEGKRLFHTLLLKQFEAKNQIYKPIYSALSFAHFGDDQELIPILEKKKNDTVQYLHKMQTIYDCSKGKIPRAQLYILQSVIEHITVELQWLNTLLTDAVAGRLSEIDIDEG; the protein is encoded by the coding sequence ATGAGCATGAAATTAGTCATTCTCGGCTTGCTACTCGAAGGGGATAAACATCCATATGAAGTGCAGCACATCATGAAAGAAAGACAAATGGATTGTTATATTAAATATGCAAAAGGATCACTTTACTACGCCTTCGAGCAATTAGAAAAGCAAGGTGCAATTAGTATTACAACTATTGTTCGAGATACCAATAGACCTGATAAAACAATCTTTCATATAACAGAAGAAGGAAAACGGTTATTTCACACGTTACTATTAAAACAATTCGAAGCAAAAAATCAAATATATAAACCAATTTATTCAGCACTCTCTTTCGCTCATTTTGGTGATGATCAAGAGTTAATTCCTATTTTAGAAAAGAAGAAAAATGATACCGTTCAATATTTACATAAAATGCAAACTATTTATGATTGTAGCAAAGGAAAAATTCCACGTGCACAACTATATATTTTGCAAAGCGTTATTGAACATATTACAGTTGAATTGCAATGGTTAAACACCCTCCTTACAGATGCAGTTGCAGGGCGACTTTCAGAAATTGATATAGATGAAGGTTAA
- a CDS encoding Ppx/GppA family phosphatase, giving the protein MFQKFDNERVRSLKEILKQQYAIIDIGSNTMRLVIYEKQSGGFYKEIENTKVVARLRNYLVDGVLSEEGIEVLLQTLFQFQESTRFHKLHHVLCVATATIRQAENQDEIKKLVEGQTDFTLRVLSEYEEARYGYLAVMNSTSFSEGVTVDIGGGSTEVTYFRNRENLEYHSFPFGALSLKQQFIQGDIPTTEELEKIKNYLWNQFRTLPWLIDKKLPLIAIGGSARNLVKIHQNLICYPIAGLHLYKMKEEDIQHVKEELKELSFIELQKLEGLAKDRADTIIPAIEVFHILVNVIEAPAFVLSKKGLREGVFYEELTKDLGISYYPNVVEESLHLLSFEYEMDMEFVIQLIKQGTLICKQLEGVGLISMSEKDWEIFHQAAKVFNIGKYIDEEASRLHTFYLLANKTIDGMMHKDRVRLALIASYKSKMLFKQHLAPFEGWFEKSEQKKIRLLGAVLQFSAALNVRQRSLVETISITESKEGLTFRIVCEQSALSEKVQAEKQKKQLERVLKTNINLSFESKR; this is encoded by the coding sequence ATGTTTCAGAAATTTGATAATGAAAGAGTGAGAAGTTTGAAAGAAATATTAAAACAACAATATGCCATTATAGACATTGGTTCTAATACAATGCGCTTAGTTATTTATGAAAAACAAAGCGGAGGTTTTTATAAAGAGATTGAAAATACGAAAGTGGTCGCTAGGTTAAGAAATTACTTAGTAGATGGTGTATTAAGTGAAGAAGGAATAGAAGTATTGTTACAAACATTATTTCAATTTCAAGAAAGTACACGATTTCATAAGTTGCATCATGTGCTTTGTGTCGCAACGGCAACAATTAGACAGGCAGAGAATCAAGATGAAATTAAAAAACTTGTTGAAGGACAAACAGATTTTACTCTTAGAGTTTTATCAGAATATGAAGAAGCACGTTACGGTTATTTAGCAGTTATGAATTCTACTTCATTTTCAGAAGGAGTTACAGTTGATATTGGTGGGGGAAGCACAGAAGTTACATACTTCCGAAATAGAGAAAATTTAGAATATCATAGCTTTCCTTTTGGAGCACTTTCTTTAAAGCAACAATTTATTCAAGGTGATATTCCTACTACAGAAGAGTTAGAGAAAATTAAAAACTATTTATGGAATCAATTTCGAACGTTACCATGGTTAATCGATAAAAAATTACCCCTTATCGCAATTGGTGGAAGTGCGAGGAACTTGGTGAAAATCCATCAAAATTTAATTTGTTATCCTATAGCTGGATTACATTTATACAAAATGAAAGAAGAAGATATTCAACATGTAAAAGAGGAATTAAAAGAATTGTCGTTCATAGAGCTTCAAAAGTTAGAGGGGTTAGCAAAAGATCGAGCGGATACGATTATTCCAGCTATCGAAGTCTTTCATATACTGGTTAACGTTATAGAGGCACCGGCATTTGTATTGAGTAAAAAAGGATTAAGAGAAGGTGTTTTCTATGAAGAATTAACGAAAGATTTGGGGATTTCATACTATCCAAACGTAGTAGAAGAAAGTTTACATCTATTATCATTTGAATACGAAATGGATATGGAATTTGTAATTCAACTTATTAAACAAGGAACATTGATTTGTAAACAACTTGAAGGAGTAGGACTTATTTCTATGTCGGAAAAAGACTGGGAAATATTCCATCAAGCGGCGAAAGTATTTAATATTGGGAAGTACATAGATGAAGAAGCGAGCCGCTTACATACGTTTTATTTACTGGCGAATAAAACAATTGATGGTATGATGCATAAAGACCGAGTTAGATTAGCGCTTATTGCCTCATACAAATCAAAAATGTTATTTAAACAACATTTAGCTCCATTTGAAGGTTGGTTTGAGAAAAGTGAACAAAAAAAAATTCGGTTATTAGGAGCTGTTTTGCAATTTTCAGCTGCTTTAAATGTGAGACAAAGATCGCTTGTTGAAACGATATCTATAACAGAAAGTAAAGAAGGATTAACATTTAGAATTGTATGTGAGCAATCGGCGTTATCAGAAAAAGTGCAAGCTGAAAAGCAAAAAAAGCAGCTGGAAAGAGTATTGAAAACGAATATTAACTTATCATTTGAATCAAAACGTTAA
- a CDS encoding metallophosphoesterase: MKKITRRNFLKAGIRTCLYSFITASIGYYYAKYIEPYLLSFTQHTLTSQLIPKGFHGMKILQFSDLHLGYYFSLQHLSQIVSKINAEKPDIVLFTGDLIDDYQTYTEAPFVASILKNIQAPFGKFSIYGNHDHGGYGTEYYDHIMRESGFELLQNSEKRIRLLDNSEISIFGLDDVLLGKPKIAETLQQAKQNIYTIVLVHEPDIAPQIATYPINLQLSGHSHGGQVQIPFLGAIITPSLAKQYIEGFYNIQDLTLYVNRGIGRTRVPFRFMSKPEITLFTLQHS, encoded by the coding sequence ATGAAAAAAATTACAAGAAGAAATTTTTTAAAAGCTGGAATACGCACTTGTCTATATTCATTTATCACCGCTAGCATCGGCTATTACTATGCTAAATATATAGAACCCTATTTACTTTCTTTTACCCAACACACACTTACATCACAACTCATACCAAAAGGTTTTCATGGTATGAAGATTCTTCAATTTAGCGATTTACACCTGGGATACTATTTCTCTCTCCAACATTTATCTCAAATCGTTTCCAAAATCAATGCTGAAAAGCCAGATATTGTCCTTTTTACTGGTGACCTCATTGATGATTATCAAACTTATACCGAGGCTCCTTTTGTGGCATCCATTTTAAAGAATATACAAGCACCCTTCGGTAAATTTTCCATTTATGGTAACCACGACCATGGCGGATATGGAACTGAATACTATGATCACATCATGCGTGAATCGGGATTTGAACTTTTACAAAATAGTGAAAAGCGAATTCGTTTACTGGATAATAGTGAAATTTCCATTTTCGGGCTCGATGATGTACTACTAGGCAAACCAAAAATAGCGGAAACTTTACAGCAAGCAAAACAAAATATTTATACAATTGTTCTCGTTCACGAACCAGATATCGCGCCACAAATCGCTACATATCCAATCAACCTTCAACTTTCTGGTCATAGCCATGGTGGACAAGTACAAATTCCTTTTTTAGGTGCTATTATTACCCCGTCGCTTGCAAAACAATATATTGAAGGTTTCTATAACATTCAGGATTTGACTCTCTATGTCAATCGAGGTATTGGAAGAACACGTGTCCCATTCCGCTTTATGTCAAAACCCGAAATTACACTCTTCACCCTACAACATTCGTAA
- a CDS encoding YkyA family protein produces the protein MLKYNKLAIVTALSLTLLAGCFGPKPEEELYVAFENAAKQEKTMFEDAKKLETLEKEGQELYNQIVQEGKDNNQTVKEKLNQAVKNTDEREKVLTKEKESLNKAQEEVKSADKYVKKIEDKKLKDQADKVKSTYEKRHDSFNKMYDSYSKSLKQEKELYTMLQDKGTKLKDISEKVKVVNQSYKDIESEKDKFNEFTKSYNTEKIAFYKQANIKIKEEKK, from the coding sequence ATGTTGAAATATAATAAATTAGCAATTGTAACTGCATTATCACTGACTTTACTAGCCGGTTGTTTCGGACCGAAACCAGAAGAGGAATTATATGTTGCGTTTGAAAATGCTGCAAAGCAAGAAAAAACAATGTTTGAAGATGCAAAAAAACTTGAAACTTTAGAGAAAGAGGGACAAGAATTATATAACCAGATTGTTCAAGAAGGAAAAGATAATAATCAAACTGTTAAAGAAAAGCTGAATCAAGCAGTGAAAAATACAGATGAACGAGAAAAAGTGCTTACAAAAGAAAAAGAATCTTTAAATAAAGCACAAGAAGAAGTGAAATCAGCAGATAAATATGTAAAGAAAATTGAAGATAAGAAATTGAAAGATCAAGCGGATAAAGTGAAAAGCACATATGAGAAACGACATGATTCATTTAACAAGATGTATGATAGCTATAGTAAATCGTTAAAACAAGAAAAAGAATTATATACAATGTTACAAGATAAAGGTACAAAATTAAAAGATATTAGTGAAAAAGTAAAAGTAGTAAATCAATCTTATAAAGATATTGAATCAGAAAAAGACAAGTTTAATGAATTTACGAAATCTTATAATACAGAAAAAATAGCTTTTTATAAACAAGCAAATATTAAAATTAAAGAAGAGAAAAAATAA
- a CDS encoding YkyB family protein — MKPSQPQSQLHNQHSINRLAQSIFVVNRHAKAATNPKYLYWLKKTALERLITEKKAIKEGLHFSRNPRFSQQQSDVLIRLGDYFFHIPPTKDDFRTLPHLGHLESSYRNPKTTLSLTIAKKTLQDYIGPEALKQEKKLSEPVPWYSRTYTKK; from the coding sequence ATGAAACCTTCACAACCACAATCTCAATTACATAACCAACATTCTATTAATAGACTAGCTCAATCTATTTTCGTTGTGAATCGTCATGCTAAAGCTGCAACTAACCCTAAGTACTTATACTGGTTAAAAAAGACTGCTTTAGAACGCTTAATTACTGAAAAGAAGGCTATCAAAGAAGGATTACATTTTTCTAGAAATCCACGTTTTAGTCAACAACAATCCGATGTTCTTATACGTTTAGGTGATTATTTTTTCCATATCCCTCCTACGAAAGATGATTTTCGCACCCTACCGCATCTTGGTCACCTTGAATCCTCCTATCGAAATCCGAAAACAACCTTATCTTTAACAATAGCAAAAAAAACACTGCAAGATTATATTGGTCCTGAAGCATTAAAACAAGAAAAAAAATTAAGCGAACCAGTTCCATGGTATAGTCGTACTTATACAAAAAAATAA
- a CDS encoding polyphosphate kinase yields MELLKGNLVNLNDTAYYNNRELSWLAFNERVLQEAQDENNPLLERLKFISIFSSNLDEFFMVRVAGLKDQVSAGFNQPENKAGLTPKKQLNKIAIKAHELMTVQYDTFKGYVLPALELEGIERLTFHDLTKEQREFIEEYFDEQIFPVLTPVAIDAYRPFPMLLNKSLNLATILYDEKQAEEENRTKLGIVQVPSLLERFIFLPSEGQKHKFILLEDVISGFTHKLFTGYNVSPVTRFRITRNADLTIHEEGARDLLKVIEKELKKRKWGAAVRLEVGKEHIDERVLALLYEVLEVKDEDVYMMDGPLDLTCLFSLYKKLAPLYEHLVYPALIPQPPQDLGDEEDVFEKAIEHDILLHHPFESFQPVVDFVRDAADDSNVLAIKQTLYRVSGDSPIIQALKVAAEKGKQVTVLVELKARFDEENNVHWAKELEQAGCHVIYGVSHLKTHSKITLVVRRRNGKIERFVHLGTGNYNDATAKLYTDFGYITSRKDFGIDATNFFNYLSGYTTKPHFHHLSVAPFDIREQFMDLIDEEIRYHRQYGNGYIIAKMNSLTDKPLIKKMYEASQAGVRVELIVRGTCCLRPGIPNVSENIRVVSVVGRYLEHSRIYYFHHNGDEKIYLSSADLMTRNMEKRVEISFPILDIEMKARIKAILQLTLADNVKTREQNKDGDYYYIINSGVEEIDSQVSLFKMAYQNTDAE; encoded by the coding sequence ATGGAATTGCTAAAGGGGAATTTAGTAAATTTAAATGATACAGCTTATTATAATAACCGTGAGTTGAGCTGGCTAGCTTTTAATGAACGTGTACTACAAGAAGCGCAAGATGAAAATAATCCACTTTTAGAAAGATTAAAGTTTATTAGTATTTTTAGTTCAAATTTAGATGAATTTTTTATGGTGCGCGTAGCAGGTTTGAAAGATCAAGTAAGTGCTGGATTTAATCAGCCAGAAAATAAAGCGGGTTTAACACCGAAGAAACAGTTAAATAAGATTGCGATAAAAGCTCATGAGTTAATGACTGTACAGTATGACACGTTTAAAGGCTATGTATTGCCAGCGCTTGAACTAGAGGGGATTGAGCGTCTAACATTCCATGATTTGACGAAAGAGCAGAGAGAATTTATAGAAGAATATTTTGATGAACAAATCTTTCCGGTATTAACTCCTGTAGCTATTGATGCGTATCGTCCATTTCCTATGTTATTAAATAAAAGCCTGAATTTAGCTACTATTTTATACGATGAGAAGCAGGCAGAGGAAGAAAATCGCACGAAGTTAGGAATTGTCCAAGTGCCTTCTTTGCTGGAGCGTTTCATATTTTTACCGAGTGAAGGGCAAAAACATAAATTTATTTTATTAGAAGATGTAATTAGTGGTTTTACGCATAAATTATTCACAGGATATAACGTATCACCCGTTACTCGTTTCCGTATTACACGTAATGCGGATTTAACAATCCATGAAGAAGGTGCACGCGATTTATTAAAAGTAATTGAAAAAGAATTGAAAAAGCGTAAGTGGGGAGCTGCCGTTCGTTTAGAAGTTGGTAAAGAACACATTGATGAAAGAGTGTTAGCGTTATTGTATGAAGTGTTAGAAGTAAAAGATGAAGATGTGTACATGATGGATGGACCGTTAGATTTAACATGTTTATTCTCCTTATATAAAAAACTAGCACCTTTATATGAACATCTAGTATATCCGGCTCTTATTCCCCAACCTCCTCAAGATTTAGGTGATGAGGAAGATGTATTTGAAAAAGCGATAGAACATGATATTTTATTACACCATCCCTTTGAGTCGTTTCAGCCAGTCGTTGATTTTGTCCGTGATGCGGCAGATGACTCGAATGTACTTGCAATCAAACAAACATTATATCGTGTAAGTGGAGATTCTCCGATTATTCAGGCGCTAAAGGTAGCGGCTGAAAAAGGGAAACAAGTGACGGTATTGGTTGAGTTAAAGGCGAGGTTTGATGAAGAGAATAATGTTCATTGGGCTAAAGAATTGGAACAGGCCGGATGTCACGTTATTTACGGAGTAAGTCACTTGAAAACGCATAGTAAAATTACGTTAGTTGTAAGAAGAAGAAACGGAAAGATTGAAAGGTTTGTACATCTTGGAACCGGAAATTATAATGATGCAACAGCGAAGTTATATACCGATTTTGGATATATTACATCGCGAAAAGACTTTGGTATAGATGCAACAAACTTCTTTAATTATTTGAGTGGCTATACAACGAAACCGCATTTTCATCATTTATCTGTTGCACCATTTGATATAAGAGAGCAATTTATGGATTTAATAGATGAGGAAATCCGTTACCATAGACAATATGGAAATGGATATATTATCGCTAAGATGAATTCGTTAACAGATAAACCGTTAATAAAAAAAATGTATGAAGCATCGCAAGCTGGGGTAAGGGTAGAGCTCATCGTTAGAGGGACATGTTGTTTAAGACCTGGGATTCCAAATGTAAGTGAAAATATTCGTGTGGTTAGTGTTGTGGGAAGATATTTAGAACATAGTCGTATTTATTATTTCCATCATAATGGAGATGAGAAAATATACTTATCTTCAGCTGATTTGATGACACGAAATATGGAAAAACGAGTAGAAATATCTTTCCCAATTTTAGATATTGAAATGAAAGCGAGAATAAAGGCAATCTTACAGCTTACTTTAGCTGATAATGTGAAAACACGTGAACAAAATAAAGATGGTGACTATTATTATATTATTAATAGTGGTGTAGAAGAAATTGATAGCCAAGTGAGTTTATTTAAGATGGCTTATCAAAATACAGATGCTGAATAG
- the fadH gene encoding 2,4-dienoyl-CoA reductase, whose translation MKEKVVIITGGSSGMGKGMAIRFAKEGARVVITGRTKEKLEETKLEIEQFPGQVLPVQMDVRNTDDIQKMIEHIDEKFGRIDILINNAAGNFICPAEDLSVNGWNSVINIVLNGTFYCSQAVGKYWIEKGIKGNIINMVATYAWDAGPGVIHSAAAKAGVLAMTKTLAVEWGRKYGIRVNAIAPGPIERTGGADKLWISEEMAKRTIQSVPLGRLGTPEEIAGLAYYLCSDEAAYINGTCMTMDGGQHLHQYPF comes from the coding sequence GTGAAAGAGAAGGTAGTTATTATAACAGGTGGATCAAGTGGAATGGGAAAAGGAATGGCGATTCGTTTTGCGAAAGAAGGGGCACGAGTTGTTATTACAGGACGTACAAAAGAAAAACTAGAAGAAACAAAGCTAGAAATTGAACAGTTTCCGGGGCAAGTATTACCTGTACAAATGGATGTACGAAATACTGATGATATCCAAAAGATGATTGAGCATATTGATGAGAAGTTTGGACGAATTGATATTTTAATAAATAATGCAGCTGGAAACTTTATTTGTCCAGCGGAGGACTTATCTGTGAATGGCTGGAATTCGGTAATTAACATTGTATTAAATGGTACATTTTATTGTAGCCAGGCTGTCGGAAAATATTGGATTGAAAAAGGTATAAAAGGAAATATCATTAACATGGTGGCAACATATGCATGGGATGCAGGGCCAGGGGTTATTCATTCAGCAGCAGCTAAAGCTGGTGTATTAGCAATGACTAAAACGCTTGCTGTTGAGTGGGGACGTAAATATGGGATACGAGTTAATGCTATCGCACCAGGACCGATTGAACGTACGGGTGGTGCCGATAAATTATGGATTTCAGAAGAAATGGCTAAGCGTACAATACAGAGTGTCCCACTTGGTAGATTGGGGACACCAGAAGAAATCGCAGGTCTAGCCTATTATTTATGTTCAGACGAAGCTGCATACATAAATGGTACTTGTATGACAATGGATGGTGGCCAGCATTTGCACCAATATCCATTTTAA
- a CDS encoding EAL domain-containing protein, translating to MIDALDVMSNLDKVLPYYQAIFSADEHTVIGYEVVGRIQTEEGIQSLASFFHDDSIPSEFQLEADNIIVEKALNRYLETDQKLLLFIHRNANVLMNDEDESLLQLLLMYEKQGLNLNHIVLEITEHECKEDIEQFNHLLMYYRTYGIQISINKVGTGTSNLERISVLAPDILKVDLTNLRQTALLQSYQDILYSLSLLARRIGATLLYEEIDAFYQLQYAWKNGGRYYQGNYLKECLPDFIETNVLKERLGNECHQFILHEKKKLQKIYNLTEMLRDRIGDVLSKQKKNEDINDWLLQFSQSVSQCSFRIFICNEDGFQQSGNVMKKDGEWIVMPEYYMKNWSWRPYFLENIMKMRFENKARLSDLYADIETGEMVRTFSFPIDDENFLFIDLSYEYLYEEDVLF from the coding sequence TTGATAGATGCATTAGATGTAATGAGTAACTTGGATAAAGTCCTTCCTTATTATCAAGCTATTTTTAGTGCTGATGAGCATACAGTAATTGGATATGAAGTTGTAGGACGTATTCAAACAGAAGAGGGCATACAAAGTTTAGCATCTTTCTTCCATGATGATTCTATTCCGAGTGAGTTCCAACTGGAAGCAGATAATATCATAGTAGAAAAAGCGTTAAATAGGTATTTAGAAACAGATCAAAAATTATTATTATTTATACATCGGAATGCTAATGTATTAATGAATGATGAAGATGAAAGTTTACTTCAACTTTTATTGATGTATGAAAAACAAGGTTTAAATTTGAACCACATTGTTTTAGAGATTACAGAACATGAATGTAAAGAAGATATCGAGCAATTTAATCATTTGCTGATGTATTATCGTACATATGGTATTCAAATTTCGATTAATAAAGTTGGAACGGGTACAAGTAATTTAGAACGTATTAGCGTGTTAGCACCGGATATTTTAAAAGTAGATTTAACAAACCTAAGGCAAACTGCACTTTTACAATCTTATCAAGATATTTTATATTCCTTATCTTTACTTGCTAGAAGAATTGGTGCGACATTGTTATATGAAGAGATTGATGCTTTTTATCAACTACAATATGCTTGGAAAAACGGTGGTAGATATTATCAAGGTAATTATTTAAAAGAATGTTTACCGGATTTTATTGAAACGAATGTTTTAAAAGAGCGACTTGGTAATGAATGTCATCAATTTATTCTGCATGAGAAGAAGAAGTTGCAAAAAATTTATAATTTAACAGAGATGTTACGTGATCGAATTGGTGATGTTCTGTCAAAACAAAAAAAGAATGAAGATATAAATGACTGGTTATTACAATTTAGCCAAAGTGTATCACAATGTAGTTTTCGGATATTTATTTGTAATGAAGATGGTTTCCAGCAATCAGGTAATGTTATGAAAAAAGATGGGGAATGGATTGTGATGCCGGAGTATTATATGAAAAACTGGAGTTGGCGTCCGTATTTTCTCGAGAATATCATGAAAATGCGTTTTGAAAATAAGGCGCGACTTTCAGATTTATATGCCGATATTGAAACTGGTGAAATGGTACGAACATTTTCTTTCCCGATTGATGATGAAAACTTTTTATTTATAGATTTATCTTATGAATATTTATATGAAGAAGACGTTTTATTTTAA